TTTTTCTCCTGTTAATTCTCATCCAGTACCCCCGCCAGCATCCGATCTTCAAAGAATGTATTGGCATTATACAGGAACAGCACATCATCAAACTGTTTATCTGACATCACAGAACTTAATTTACCGGTATAATAACGAGGGTCGATCACAACGATTTCCCGGTAATACGGAGCCAGAAGCGGAAGAAAACAGTTTGCATATGAATCTTTGAACACCAGAAGTCTGCGTTTTTCTGTCTGTGTTGACTGGATATCGATCATTGCATGATTTCCACCGAAGAATACGGAATATTGATCTCTCTCATCCAGTTTGGATGAATCATACATAGAAGCACTCTTTTTCTGTTCTTCCACATAATTGACTGCAACCTGTGGTGCATCCGCACTCTTTGGCAGATAAATATAGATTGGTTCCTTATAATCTGTCTCATATCCACTCTTTGCGGATAACGTTCCGTTAAAAGAATCCGATACCGCATAGGCTTTCATCTTAATTTCTTCACTCTTATCCAGTCCAAGCTGTGTCTTTGCTCCCTGGAATGCATACCATGCACCAAGAGAAGTCCAGTGATGATCCGTGTGATAATAAATTGCTTCATCCTTGTGAGCATCCAGTACTTTTTCTGCATCGATCCAGTCATAAGAATCTCCAAGTTCTGCCTTTACACGGCTGATCTGTCTGCTCTGACTGGCAGTCACCGCAAATGCCGGAAGCTTGTCCTCCATAACATTTGCCGCATTCGGAACCAGCATCATATGCATCTGGATATCCGGATAACGCTCTTTAAAATTCTTCATTGCATCCAGATTCTCTTTCAGATCACTTTCATCTGCCACAGCAACATCTTCCATCAGATAATGATCCTTTCCTTTGAAAACACCACCTTCTTTTGTCCTCCCCGCCACACTGTCCGCAAATGTCTTGATTCTTACCCAGGTATCTCTTCCTGCAAACTGATCCGATACATACTCCTCGTACTGCTCCATAAACCTTCCGGAAGCAATTCCGGAAAGAGAAATTTCCGGTTTCTGCGCCAGCATACGCATTTCTTTTTCTGACATCTGCCTGTCTTTATGCATAAGGTTTACTCCGCAGCTGAGAATAAGGACTCCCAGAAATAAAAACGCACATACTGCCTGGATCTGTTTTTTCCCTCCTGGCAGAAAATACTTTGTTCTGTTTTTTTGTTTATTATTCTTTCCTTCTACCATTGTCTTTCCTTAAAATCTAAAATATAAAAATGGATTGTAACTTTCTGTCACCAGATATGCCACACACAGCACAAACAGTCCTGTCATCAGGCAGCCTGCCAGAACCGTATGCGGTCTTTCCTCATTAAATACCAGCCGCTTTCCGAGCAGATGCATAAACGGTGTACTTCCTATGATCCCTGCCACCCAGAAGAGCCAGTTTCGCATGATCAGGTACAATGCCTGGCTGTCCATAAATCCGGTTGCACCCTGTCCGAACATATTGCCGATCCAGGTAAGTGCACTTCCGAGTGTCGGGCTGAAGAACAGTACCCAGCCGAGCATGACCAGAATCATTGTGTAAAGTGTCTGGACTGCCTCCGGCAGCTTTGCAAGTATTTTTCCTGTAAAATATTTTTCAGTAATGAGGATCACTCCGTAGAAGAGCCCCCATACTACAAAGTTCCAGCTTGCCCCATGCCAGAGACCGGTCAGGAACCATACGATCAGAAGATTCAGTAAATGCCGCGGAACCGTTACCCTGTTTCCTCCAAGCGGAATATACACATACTCGCGGAACCATGATCCCAGCGAAATATGCCATCTTCTCCAGAACTCGGTAACACTTTTGGAAATATACGGATAATTGAAGTTCTGCATAAACTCAAATCCGAACATCTTTCCAAGTCCGACTGCCATGTCCGAATAACCGCTGAAATCGAAATAAATCTGGAAAGTGTAGGCAAGACATCCAAGCCATGCAGTCACTACTGACATTCCATCCATCGCCGCGATATTTTCATAAATCGAACCAATCGTATTCGCCAGAAGCACCTTCTTTGCCAGTCCTATCACAAAGAACCAGGCACCGTATCCAAACTTCGTCAGTGATTCCTTTCTTTCACGCAGTTGTCTCTCCACATCTGCATACTGTACGATCGGACCTGCGATCAGCTGTGGGAACATTGTAACATAGGTTCCGAAATCAATCAGATTTACCTGTACGTCTACATTTCCCCTATATACATCAATGATGTAAGACAATGTCTGGAAAGTATAGAAAGAAATTCCGATTGGGAGCTCCAGTTTTCTATATGGAATATAGAACGGAAGGATCGCATTTAAATTTGTCACGATAAATCCGTAATATTTGAAAAATCCAAGAATAAACAGGTTTACAACGATCGTAAAGATCAGACTGCGCACCTGCGATTTTCTTCCTGCTTTTAATGCAATGTCCATTCCGCAAAAATAATTGAACAGAATGGAAATCAGCATCAGGAAGATATAGACCGGCTCTCCCCACGCATAAAATATGAGGGAAGCGATCAAAAGTACCACATTTTTTACCTTACGCGGCACCAAATAATATACCAACAGTGTAATTGGCAAAAATGTAAACAAAAATACCAGACTACTAAATAACATAACTTTTTCGTTTCCTTTTATCTACTTCAGGCTCTTTGTAAACGCCTTTTCTACAGTTTCAGCTTTTGGTGAAATAACAAAAAGCACGTATGTACCTTTCGTCTTAATGATCGAAGCATCCAGAAGCTTTACCTGCTCGGCCCCATATCCTTCAAAATTATCGAGCTGTGTCTTTTTTCGCTGTTCTGCGGCTTTCTCAACTGCCTCTGCCTCATTCTCGTCCTTTGTTTTCACCAGAAGGAGCTCGTTGACTCCCATTGTTTCATTCGTATAATACAGTGTTATATCTTCATAATCCTTTGGATTGATCCCATAGAATCTCTTGATCTCCTGGGTTCCGGCAAGTGTCATGTTCTTGTCATCTGCCGCATCCACAACCGCTTTCTGTACATCTGCAAACGGTGTATCGCTGTCTCCCTTAGACTGAAAGATCAGACCGATATAGATAAGCAAAATAATTACCATCCCAGCTCTGATATTACGCAGAACTGTAAATTCCCCTTTTTTCTTTGTCATATTCCGGCCACCTCCGCCATATGTTCTGCCCAGATTGGATAATACTCCGCCTTCATATGCTCGCCATCCTGCTCATAATACTCATCTTTTACGATCTCTGTATTATCGATAAATGTAATTCCTTCTTCATCACACATTGCTTTAAGTGCGGTATTATAATCCGGAATCTTGGCATAAACCGGCTCTTCTTCTTCTTTTTGAGCGGAAACAGGAAGAACACAGTTGATATAGAGCACTGCATCGGGCATCTGCTCACGCACATTTGCAAGTACCGCTTTGTATTTTTCAATAAATGCATCTGTATCTCCATCTGTTCCGGAAATGTCATTCAGTCCAAGTGCCAGAAAGAGGACTTCCGGCTTTAACTCTGCTGCTGTCCTGATCAGATCACCGGTCTGATCAAGGTGCATTCCTTTTTCCGCTACAACCTTAGAAGTATCAAGCACATCATATACGGTAAAACCGGTTGTGATCGAATCTCCGAGAATCACCGCATGCGCAAATTTTTCGGACAACGGACGGTTCTGCCAGTCCTCTGTCGCCTGTTTTTCTTCTTTCTCAATATTTGAAATTTTGGTCTCCACCTCAGATACATCTGCTTTTTCCAGCTTCTTGATTGCTTTTACTCCTGCTGATGTATTCACCTTATCTGTTCCAAGATGCGAAAGACCAATACTTACGATTACAGTCAGTACAACAACCGTTCCTGCAATTTCCATCAGAATTTTTTTTCTTCTTTCTTCTGCCTGATTTTCTTTCTCCATCGTTCTTTTCTTCATGCTATGCATCCTATCTTTTATTAAAATATGAGTTTCATTTTCATTGAATCATGTGATAAATACTCTAACCTATTCATTTTACTTTCTTCTATTATAAAAGTCAAATCTTTAATAATGCCAAAATCACCAAATGTGCAGGGTAAAACACGTAAAAAAAATACTTTTTCACAAGAAAATGTTTCTGTGATTTTTTTCCGTTATAAAATACCAAAACACAGCCTCCCGCTGCCAGTACTGCAATCATTGCCCCTGCTCCAGCTGCGATTCCTGCAGCTCCCGGAAGTTCTGCTGTCACCGTAATCCCCAGAACAAGTGCTGCAATAAAAAAAGCCTTTTTCCGGCGCTTTGGATCCTCTCCTGCCCGGTAAAACCAAAGCGTATACAATGGAGCCAGAATTGCCCAGTCACAGATACTGCTTACTGCTATAATTCCCAATACAACCAGACTTTTCTTTCCCGGATCTGATATTTTTTCCTCTGCGATCATCAGACACAGGCACAGAAAAAGTGTAAATATCATATTTAAAGTATACCACGGTGCCAGATGATTCCGCGCAAATGCCAGATAATACGGAAGCTGTGAAATGACAGCAAAGATCAGCAGTCTTCCGGCATATTTTTTTACTGACCTTGTATAACGGTATCCTTCAACCAGAAACCAGCACATGACCGGTGCTGTAAAATAACCGATATCCTTTAGTGCTTCGCAGGCAAAGGTTCCTGGTTGCAGAAATATATTTGCAACGTGATTGAGCAGCATAGTAAACACTGCAATGTATTTGATCTGATCCCGGTTTAATTCTATTTTCATCTTGTTATCCATCCTTTTTCTTTTCCGTATTGTATCAAATTCTTATGCATATCTCAAGATTTATGCTATACTGATACTATTACACTGATGACGGGAGGAAGTCTATGCTTATTTTTTCTCTGGATACAAAAAAATGCATGAACGCACTTTTACTGCATCCTGCATTTGATTCCTTTTTATTTATTGAAGGAGATATCACAACTTTTAATACCTTTCAATTTAACGGACGACTGAAAAAAGATTTCTTCAGTGCTGAAGAAAAAGAAGCTCTGGATGACCGGGAATATGCTCTCTGGAAAGAACTTCGCGAGTTTTGTCTTTCTCTGATCAAAGGAAAGCGTACTCCGCTGGGATTTCATTTTGTTCTTTCTATGTCAGCACCGAATATTGCACGGCTTCTCGAACAGGAACATCTTTCATTTGCTCCGGCAGATGTGCAGGGACTGTACCTGAATTTTAAATATGACGGGACAAAACTTAGCTGTACGACAGGAACATCTATGAACCTGTTCACGCTGGACAAATCACTGGAGCAGGCATGGGACAAGATGGCGCAACGGATTTTTGCGAAGTACGAGATTCCGTTTGAGGTTGAGTAAAATTTTGAAAATAGTGGTGAGACAAAGAGCATAAAATACTGTATGCGGTATTTTATGCTCTTTGTCTTTCTATCTCGTTGGCAAAATTCTTACACAATGCCTCAACTCGGAATTGCAAGAGGACGGTCGGCGGGTTCCGGAAAATCCGGAACCTTGGACCTGGTTCTGGGTAAATTCAGATATATGTTCCGTTTCTTATATGTGGGTAATGATTGCTGTCAGTAATTCCTGGAATTGCTCAGCCACCCGGTCGGCGGTTTGTTGAACTTCCTGATGGTTCAGATGTTGTGATGTCATGCCGGCGGCGAGGTTGGTGATACAGGAGATGCCACAGACTTCGATTCCCATGTGGCGGGCAGCGATCGTCTCGCAGGCGGTGCTCATGCCTACGGCATCAGCCCCACAGGTGCGGTACATACGGATTTCTGCCGGAGTTTCATAAGATGGACCGGTAAGCTGAAGGTATACACCTTCTTTCAGAGGAATGCCGAGTTTTTGGGCTTCTTTCTTTATGATCTGCTGCATCCGTTCACTATAGGCTTCACTCATATCCGGGAAACGGGTTCCAAGTTCTTCGACATTGGCACCGATCAGTGGATTAGGGATTCCACTCATAATCTGGTCTGTGATGAGCATGAGATCGCCCGGATGGAATCCGGTATTGATTCCGCCTGATGCATTGGTAAGAATCAGCTTCTTTGCGCCTAACATTCCCATCAGCCGCACCGGAAGCACCACATCTGTTACCGGATACCCTTCATAATAATGCACACGTCCCTGCATGATCACAACCGGAACTTCTTTTACATAACCAAATACAAATTGTCCTTTATGTCCCACAACTGTCGACACCGGAAAACCTTCAATTTCTGTATATGGAATGATCTGTTCTATCTTGATTTTTGATGCGTATTCGCCAAGACCGGAGCCCAGAATCACTGCCACTTCCGGTTTAAAATTCGTTTTTTGGAGAATGCTTTTCCGGCATATTTCCAGCTTTTCATAAATTTCATTGCTCATACAGAATTCCTCTTTTCTATTATTTTTCAGAGTCAATCCTCTCTGTTTGTAGTTTCTTTATTTCAGCATTTTGCAAATTTTATCTTTTATAGAATCATCGGCAAATGCAGTATCAATTGCATTTTTCATCATCTGAAGGATTTCTTCGTCCCGGATTCCATAATTTTTCTGAATAAATTCCAGTTCTTTCGTAAGGCTGGTGTTACTCACCGTTCGGTTATCTGTGTTGACCGATACTTTTAAGCCTGCATCCAGAAATTCCCGCATCGGATATTCCGCCATGCTGTTTACAGATTTGGTCTGTAAATTGCTGATCGGACACATCTCGATACCAATACCTGCTTTTTTGACCATTTTCCGGATCTCCTGGTTGCCACGCATCGCGATCCCATGCCCGATCCTTCCAGCTCCCACGTTTATCGAATCTATGACATTCTGTGGATTTCCACATTCTCCGGCATGGAGTGTAAATGGCATTCCCATCTTCTTTGTCTCTGTAAAAATATCCATAAATTCAGACATCGGATACAATGCTTCTGCTCCTGCAAGATCTGCCGCACAAACTCCGGATCCCAGATATTCTCTTGCCGTCTTGATCATCCGCATATTATCCTCAGTGCTGTGATGCCGCATTGCACAGACAATCACACCATACTCGATTCCAAAATCTTTTTTCCCCTGCTCCATTCCGCTGATTACTGCTTCGATTACCTTCCGGCAGTCCATCTTTTTTGTCTCTGACAGAAGTGGAGCAAAACGGATCTCCGCATAACAGACATTTTCTTCGTTCATCTGGGAGAGCAGATCATACGCAGCTCCGGAAAGTCCCTCTTCATCCATAATACATCTGCCGGGAAGGTCAAATTTTTCCAGATATTCATTCAGACTTGTACAGTTTTCTGAAACACTGAGTTCTTCAGGTCTTACAGTTCTTCCAAGCCTTTTTTCAATAAATGGTCTGCTAAGAGAACCGTCCAGATGACAGTGAAGCTCAATCTTTGGTAATTCTTTCAAGGTTTCCTGTGTCATTTTTCATTCCTTCTCTTTTTCCTTTTCTTCAAAAATCTTCTTTTAGAGTCTGAGTCCTTTCTCATTCTGTAAGATTAGATGGTCCGAAACCTTTTGGCAACATTTCTTTCAAGGTATAGATATCATAATGCTTTGCATCTATTGCAAGAATGATCTGAAATGTCTCCGGATCGCAGAATTCCATCATGACCTGCCTGCATACTCCGCACGGCGGTGCATACTCTGTCACAACACCGCCCTTTCCCCCTACAATACAGATTGCATCAAATTCTTTTACTCCTTCGCTGACTGCCTTGAAAAATGCGGTACGCTCCGCACAGTTTGTCGGTGTATAAGCCGCATTTTCAATATTGCATCCCGTATATATCCGTCCATTCTTTCCAAGCAGCGCAGCTCCCACTTTAAAGTCAGAATAAGGGGTATAAGAATATGCAAGCTGAGAAAGCGCGATTTCTATCATTTTTTTAATTTGTTCTTTTTTCATTCTCTTTTTTCCTGCTTTTTCTTGCTAAATAAGTTCATTCAGAATCGAATGCCCGATCGTTCCTTCCGGCATTTTTACACCAAAATTATCTGTGACCGTTGCCCCGATCACTGCAAAGGTATTTTCCTCCATAATCACGCCACCCTCATCCATCTTTTTGGAATACGCCAAAAACGGTACATATTCCCGTGTATGA
The sequence above is drawn from the Coprococcus comes ATCC 27758 genome and encodes:
- the add gene encoding adenosine deaminase; translation: MTQETLKELPKIELHCHLDGSLSRPFIEKRLGRTVRPEELSVSENCTSLNEYLEKFDLPGRCIMDEEGLSGAAYDLLSQMNEENVCYAEIRFAPLLSETKKMDCRKVIEAVISGMEQGKKDFGIEYGVIVCAMRHHSTEDNMRMIKTAREYLGSGVCAADLAGAEALYPMSEFMDIFTETKKMGMPFTLHAGECGNPQNVIDSINVGAGRIGHGIAMRGNQEIRKMVKKAGIGIEMCPISNLQTKSVNSMAEYPMREFLDAGLKVSVNTDNRTVSNTSLTKELEFIQKNYGIRDEEILQMMKNAIDTAFADDSIKDKICKMLK
- a CDS encoding TraX family protein, which encodes MKIELNRDQIKYIAVFTMLLNHVANIFLQPGTFACEALKDIGYFTAPVMCWFLVEGYRYTRSVKKYAGRLLIFAVISQLPYYLAFARNHLAPWYTLNMIFTLFLCLCLMIAEEKISDPGKKSLVVLGIIAVSSICDWAILAPLYTLWFYRAGEDPKRRKKAFFIAALVLGITVTAELPGAAGIAAGAGAMIAVLAAGGCVLVFYNGKKSQKHFLVKKYFFYVFYPAHLVILALLKI
- a CDS encoding DUF4358 domain-containing protein, which encodes MTKKKGEFTVLRNIRAGMVIILLIYIGLIFQSKGDSDTPFADVQKAVVDAADDKNMTLAGTQEIKRFYGINPKDYEDITLYYTNETMGVNELLLVKTKDENEAEAVEKAAEQRKKTQLDNFEGYGAEQVKLLDASIIKTKGTYVLFVISPKAETVEKAFTKSLK
- a CDS encoding purine-nucleoside phosphorylase — translated: MSNEIYEKLEICRKSILQKTNFKPEVAVILGSGLGEYASKIKIEQIIPYTEIEGFPVSTVVGHKGQFVFGYVKEVPVVIMQGRVHYYEGYPVTDVVLPVRLMGMLGAKKLILTNASGGINTGFHPGDLMLITDQIMSGIPNPLIGANVEELGTRFPDMSEAYSERMQQIIKKEAQKLGIPLKEGVYLQLTGPSYETPAEIRMYRTCGADAVGMSTACETIAARHMGIEVCGISCITNLAAGMTSQHLNHQEVQQTADRVAEQFQELLTAIITHI
- a CDS encoding GDSL-type esterase/lipase family protein — encoded protein: MKKRTMEKENQAEERRKKILMEIAGTVVVLTVIVSIGLSHLGTDKVNTSAGVKAIKKLEKADVSEVETKISNIEKEEKQATEDWQNRPLSEKFAHAVILGDSITTGFTVYDVLDTSKVVAEKGMHLDQTGDLIRTAAELKPEVLFLALGLNDISGTDGDTDAFIEKYKAVLANVREQMPDAVLYINCVLPVSAQKEEEEPVYAKIPDYNTALKAMCDEEGITFIDNTEIVKDEYYEQDGEHMKAEYYPIWAEHMAEVAGI
- a CDS encoding cytidine deaminase, yielding MKKEQIKKMIEIALSQLAYSYTPYSDFKVGAALLGKNGRIYTGCNIENAAYTPTNCAERTAFFKAVSEGVKEFDAICIVGGKGGVVTEYAPPCGVCRQVMMEFCDPETFQIILAIDAKHYDIYTLKEMLPKGFGPSNLTE
- a CDS encoding MBOAT family O-acyltransferase — translated: MLFSSLVFLFTFLPITLLVYYLVPRKVKNVVLLIASLIFYAWGEPVYIFLMLISILFNYFCGMDIALKAGRKSQVRSLIFTIVVNLFILGFFKYYGFIVTNLNAILPFYIPYRKLELPIGISFYTFQTLSYIIDVYRGNVDVQVNLIDFGTYVTMFPQLIAGPIVQYADVERQLRERKESLTKFGYGAWFFVIGLAKKVLLANTIGSIYENIAAMDGMSVVTAWLGCLAYTFQIYFDFSGYSDMAVGLGKMFGFEFMQNFNYPYISKSVTEFWRRWHISLGSWFREYVYIPLGGNRVTVPRHLLNLLIVWFLTGLWHGASWNFVVWGLFYGVILITEKYFTGKILAKLPEAVQTLYTMILVMLGWVLFFSPTLGSALTWIGNMFGQGATGFMDSQALYLIMRNWLFWVAGIIGSTPFMHLLGKRLVFNEERPHTVLAGCLMTGLFVLCVAYLVTESYNPFLYFRF
- a CDS encoding DUF5721 family protein gives rise to the protein MLIFSLDTKKCMNALLLHPAFDSFLFIEGDITTFNTFQFNGRLKKDFFSAEEKEALDDREYALWKELREFCLSLIKGKRTPLGFHFVLSMSAPNIARLLEQEHLSFAPADVQGLYLNFKYDGTKLSCTTGTSMNLFTLDKSLEQAWDKMAQRIFAKYEIPFEVE
- a CDS encoding DHHW family protein; amino-acid sequence: MHKDRQMSEKEMRMLAQKPEISLSGIASGRFMEQYEEYVSDQFAGRDTWVRIKTFADSVAGRTKEGGVFKGKDHYLMEDVAVADESDLKENLDAMKNFKERYPDIQMHMMLVPNAANVMEDKLPAFAVTASQSRQISRVKAELGDSYDWIDAEKVLDAHKDEAIYYHTDHHWTSLGAWYAFQGAKTQLGLDKSEEIKMKAYAVSDSFNGTLSAKSGYETDYKEPIYIYLPKSADAPQVAVNYVEEQKKSASMYDSSKLDERDQYSVFFGGNHAMIDIQSTQTEKRRLLVFKDSYANCFLPLLAPYYREIVVIDPRYYTGKLSSVMSDKQFDDVLFLYNANTFFEDRMLAGVLDEN